The genomic stretch GACCCTAGTGCCTTCTTATGATTAACTTCATGAAAAGGTGGCTAAGGGACCCCAGCTAGGAAGCATTAGCTGTATATTCAGCACACTTAAGAGTACTTATCTTTATTAACATCTCTCAGCAAATTCTAAGGAGAGATGACAACAGAGGTACAAACATGGAGTATGAGTCTAATGAGTGTCCCTTCTTTGCAGATTGAAATTTGGTTGTAACATGATATTATAAGCCTTAAGGTCCCCAAATACTTAAATTTGCCTTTGTTTCTTCAGGTGTGTTCATCTTTTGCTACAGGCCCCAGACAATACGATGGAACATTCTATGAGTTTCGTACTTATTGCGTTAAACCTTCAAAGATGAATGAGTTTCtggaaaatgttaagaaaaacatACATCTTCAGACAGCTCACTCTGAATTGGTTGGATTCTGGACTGTAGAACTTGGAGGCAGGATCGATAAAGTGTTTCATATTTGGAAGTATGGTATGATTTTTCCAGCTTAAGTATTCAGTATAgattttcactcttttaaaatgttacaggACACTTACCTCTTGGGTCTATGTTACTATAAATACACGCAGGTTAAATTcaacttttaaagaaaggaacaacaaatacaacaacaacaaaaaatgaattcagtgatTACTCCTCCCACTGGTACCTCTAACAACTTTTGCCCAAATTCCTATGTATCATCATTGGGAAAGTGTGACATCTCATATTTCAAATCATGAAATTGTGAACTAGCCTTTAATGCTCAGAAAGAACGTAGAATGGTTTACTGTATAGAgcatttatgaaaattttaagcATTGACTGCAAGAGCCCAAGTGGGTAGAGATCATAAAAGGGAgagttattttttcttattgttgaatctGCAACTGGATATCAGGATTTTAGTAGAAACAATTCAATGTTTCTAATTTAGGTTAGTTGAGGTTCATGGGGATAATAGTTAACTTCCAGGCCTCACCCAACTCAGAATGAATAATTTGTTAAATTTAGGGAACCACTTTTGTTTGTATACCCCAAGGTTTCAGGGAATTCACTATCATTATGCTGCTCTAGGGAAGTAAAGGCAAAGGAATTAGAATTCTCCCCATATTGAAGTTGACTTACTGCTGGTTTAGTAGACAACGAAGAACAGGTTACAGGAATCCCCAGATTGTTACACCAGTGTCTAATCTTTCCGAAGTCCACACAGGACTTGATGATATCCAGAGaacttttaataatttcatttggTGTCTGGTCATCAAGTTAAGAGTCATAATAGTGTCCAGAGTTAATATTCATCACATACTTTATTGTGAAAAGTGCTCATTCTATATTTAACATGGCCATAGTTTAGAGGATTTCCCTGTTGTAATAGGACAAACCCCATTAAAACACAATTTACGCTTTAATGTGCAACAAGAATTATGTCCCATTAAGAAAATTACTAGTAAGATCGTGATATAACTTACTTAAGCTCTAAGATAGATGTTATTCCTTATCTCTAGCATAAACCATAGAAAACTCTTTTACCATTAACCTTAGGCCCTAATAATAAATATAGTACTAGGCTTATATGTTATTAAATGTATGTACCTGTTTGGGTAACAAACAGGAGAAACAGTACTGGGTAAAAAGAATGGGTGTCAATAAGTAAGAATTAGCACTGTTTCTTTGGAAGCTGTTTGTTCAAAGAGGCTGAAAAAGCaaatcttaatttcatttatgttaAATTTAATTCAGTTGTACCTTGACCTGACTACCCACCACCAGCACTACTGAAGAAACAAGTCTTTCTCTAACACTATAACTTAAATGCCTCaagtaataagaataaataatatatatggagTACTCATTTGGTGTCAAACATTGTTCTAAGCTCCTTTCATGTACCaattcttttaatcctcacaacagccctggagGTAGATCCTGTATCattatccctatttcacagaATAAGAGACAGGCAAAGAATGATTCAATAACTTACCTAAGTCTCACAACTACCTACTAAATGGTAGCACCTATGAAGCCCATTACTATATGACATCATTGGTTGTTTACATTGCCACTCCCCTTTTAGACCATGAGCAACTAACTACTTATGTTGGTATCTCTAGTGATATAACATATTGTCCTTATGTggcctcaataaacatttgctaaatTGAATGAAACCCAGAAATAGTacaggtgattttatttttttattgatgtatagttgatatacaatattatatatattaaaggtGTACAGGTGATTTTAAatcaaaaagttttatttttcttactcctGTTATTCCCATAGACAATTTTGCTCATCAAACTGAAGTTCGGAAAGCCTTGGCCAATGATAAGGAATGGCGAGAACAATTACTCATTCCAATTATGGGTCTTACTGATAAACAAGAGAGTGAAATTACTTATCTGGTGCCATGGTGCAAATTAGAAAAACCACCCAAAGAAGGTAAGTTCGCCTCTCCAAATTACACTGAATTTAATGAAGAACATACTGAAGATTTTAAGCTATAAAAACTAAAGTTCCGTAGGAAAAAGTAATCCTTTGTTTTTATATCGGAATATATTGTGATTATAGAGACAAAAATGAATTTGAGCTCTTTGCTTACAATTAAAACAATGAGcattaaataatgaatttttttccaatttggaaaaaCTGTTAAAGTTTAGGTATGAATATGAAAAGTTTACGTGGGAAGAAAGGTTGAGAAGTTGGGGATCTAGAACACAGAACACATGTATAGGTAGGTAAAGGGAAATGTAAGATATTTTCTCAtaacttagtattttttttacacaaattACAGTTAATCTAAAAACAAGTGTATCTTTGCTTGTAAAACTGGGGGGGATGGATTAATTTAAACTGTTAAGCTGAATTACTGTGGTTTAACTTGTTTTCCTCTTATTCCTcagtttgaaaataattattaaagattTATCTTCTTGCTGATTTCACTTTCTTACTGACTTAAGGGAAATATTTACCTCAACCTAATTTTAAACAAAAGgcaaactttttaaaagcataaactaatttttctttcccccatAATCCCAACTTCATAGTGTATCTTAGCTGACAAGAGATTTGAAATGTCTTATTTGGATCCTATCTACCTGGACCTCCCCTCAGCCTTCAGCACTGGCTACATGAACTTAGTGGCTCCTAGAACAGTGTCACATCTTGGTTATCTGCCTCTATGTTGTTTATAATTCTTTAGTTCCTTTGTACTTTTTTACCTTTTACTTCTGAAATCTACTTGTtccctagtttctttttttctacctgcTCCATACTTCTGACCAGAAGGTAAACTGATTTTCAAGTGTTTACCTGGATATTTAGGAACAATAAAACCAccttcttcatcttttttcccGTCAAAATCTCACATATCACTTTGGGTCCTTTGTTTGCTGGCTGTTCCTGTTAGAAATGGAAACCTGTGTGGGGAAATTATACAAACAAAAAAGTGTTTCCTCTCAGaattggaaagaaggaaatatatgAGATCAGAAAATACTTTCCTTATTCATTTCTTACCTAGAATTGGACTCAGGCAGCTCAAAAATCCTAATCCTATCATAAATTgtcaatatttgtttaaatgactaattttatagattaaaaatcgTTCTGATAATAGCTTAATAtagctttttctttgttctctatgATAAGCTTAATAACTCACCCTTAAACATGGAGACTTTCTAAATATGAAAGCTaggaaaaatgcaagaaatgcaaagaaatcataagtatgtgtacataaacatttttatgtttgaCCCTCCAAATCTGTATATGTAGACTAGCCTTCCACTGGAACCATGCTAACCTGATGAGAAATTTCTtgaatatcttttttaatttattttctccctattCCAGGAGTCTACGAGCTGGTAACTTTTCAGATGAAACCTGGTGGGCCAGCTCTGTGGGGTGACGCATTTAAAAGAGCAGTTAATGCCCATGTCGATCTAGGCTACTCAAAACTAATTGGAGTTTTCCATACAGAATATGGAGCACTCAACAGAGGTACAGTGGTCCATTTCTTCTATGAAATTTAAAGTGTACTGGTGACCTACTAATTTCCTCCAGTATTTTGTCACTGTTTTTGATTATGccatgtatttcatttttattgccaaatatttaGGGCTTTTTGTCATTTTAAGGGTTGAAAATACCTGTTTTACGTAATATTTATTTAGGATGTTAACCACTTATGAAGGCTTTTCCAAATGTTGAACTGCTGTTTTCCATGATAcatcaaaatgataaaatttaaaaactgcaaGGAGCCTAAGAAAaatctgttcatcttttttttcctctaaatatatttttattgatttttaaaaataacattacttGGGATAGAGTGTTTGTCTCTGAAtgaaaaagtaatacatatttttacagaGACTAAATATCATGGCCATGACCAAAGGTGGAAAAAAACCATTTTCCACTACTTAGAGAtaatactgttaacattttggtctTTCTATTCCTGtgtcattcatatatatgtaggtgaatgtatatatgtgtatacatatatattcatattcatacATATGCTAGAAATAATGCATACGCATGATTAATGACTTCCTAACACTCCACTGAGACTAACATATGGCAGACAGATAGATAGTGCATATCTTTACTTAATAAACACCTATTTGAGGCTTTTAACGTTAAATTTTAAAGTTACTGCAATCTGAATTTCACAGAGTTTTTTGTGGCAAACTCTAGAAAATGCATGTATAGTTCATCTGGAAGGATGAATGACCAAGAATAGCTAATTCATTATTTCCATCTGCCTCCTCAACTTCCTTACTTGAATGTCCAGTGGACATCTCAAACCTAACATATTCAAAACTGAGCGTCTGATCTTTACCCAGAAATTTAACTTCTAGTAATACATCCtaagaaaagaatccaaatatacagaaaaaaatattttcaagccaGAAAATATACGAAGaggagaaaaattatgaaaattattagATGTCTGTCTCATACCACatgctaaaataaaattcaaatggatTATAGATTTTAATGTAGAAGAAAAGAAGtcataaaattactaaaataaaatatagatgctttttttttttttggctgtatcaggtcttagttgcgacacacgggctcttcattgcagtgcgcgggcttagttgccccaaggcatgtgggatcttaattccccgactagggatcgaatctgcgtcccctgcattggaaggtgaattctttatcactggaccacaagggaggTCCCCctagatgcttttttaaaataatatggatGAGAACTATATTtctaaaccaaaaaacaaatgaaaacaatgaaggCAAAAACATCAAGTGatgaattttttataaaaaggctcagggcttccctggtggcgcagtggttgagagtccgcctgccgatgcaggagacacgggttcgtgccccggtccgggaagatcccacatgccgcggagcggctgggcccgtgagccatggctgctcagcctgcgcgtctggagcctgtgctccgcaacgggagaggccacaacagtgacaggcccgcgtaccgcaatctTTCTGCATGCCGCAAGACAccagaaatgaaattcaaaagcaaaaagaaatgtaaaaacataTGCAAAGGTAGATGTACAGATGactactaaatatatatttaggaagATGTAGATTAAGACTATGAGGAGATGCCATTTTCACCAAATAAAGACATACTTATATGGATATAGTACCAGAGAAGCTGGGAAAAAATAAGTACCCCTACTGTGTAGCATATACTGGCTTAATAATTCCCCACCACAAAATTCAGCAATATAAATGAAaagccttaattttaaaattatttttgccaGTATTCTAGGAAATATGCATAGCTGTATAGGCGTGTTCAGTTACACAGGAAGGaaatttgaaagaatataaaatatatagtggTCACTtgaatgatgaaaataatttttaagtggtattttaatttttataatgaacatAACTTCtataagaaaaaactgaaaatgagtAGGCACACTTTTTAATCTTAAATTCATTCtcggtggagaaaagggaatagtAATATGCCGAGTATAAATCAGTGCATCGTTTCTGGACAACATATAGTATGTACACTGTACCTATGTAAGAGATTCCCTTTGGTTCTCTCAATTTTCATTTTAGGAGTTTACACTGAGGAAATAATGAgatccagactgcctgggtttgaatcccagctccaccgcTTACTAACTTTGTGACTTGGagtgagttacttaacctttctgtgccttacATTGCTCAtagataaaataatgataatcatAACCTACCGCCTAGGATTcttgtgaagactaaatgagttaatacatgcaaaACGCTTAGAGCCAGGCCTAGCACATAGGACGCACCCAATAAATGTAAGTAGTGATTTGTCTTTGACATTGTtatctttataaatatacatgataGGTGCTGCTCTAAGGAGGTTTTTGTCAGCATTGTTTATGATAAGGAAACTTTAGAAACAATGTAGTATGACCCTATGTATATAATATACTTgtaatacacagacacacatatacatcaTATACATCATGTGTCTCATATAAGCATAAACATATATGCTGTGtctttaaatacatgaaaatgtaaaaatacatacatatatacataaatatggaAAAGATAAACCAAAATAGCAAAGTGGTGAATTCTGGGTGGTAGGATTAGAAACTattcctgctttctctttttatttatttgcattttccaaaatCTATACAGCCAACACGTATtacattgtcattatttttaaatttttaaataatttaagaacatttatttcagtattttgtagaataccacactattttgaaTGATATAAATAATCAACAATAAGGGGCTGGTATAAAAAGTTGTTACATCTATGGGGCAGAATTCACATGTTAAAGATTAACAGCATTGTCATAGAAACTTCTcattgttgactttttaaaatcatttacaaaGTATAATATACAGTAAGACcctaattttatatttctcaccttttaaaagaaatacaacaaatattaataaaggtTTTCTCTGGGTGGTTAAGTTTCAGCTACTTTCAATGTTCTTCTTTGCATCAGCCAAATATTCAGTAGTGAGCATAACTTTTTTATAATcttgctttttcaaaataaagtaaaatccttctgtttcttcttctattaAACCAGTTTGACTAATTAATTTATGAGTTTCTCTCCCAAATCTTTGACTCCTCTGAAATCTTATCACTAACATACTTAGTGCTACCTTTTTGATAATCACTATTTTGATTTAAAGTATAGGACTTTTAGCTTCTGATTAATGTTTCTGTCTTTCTTATTTGAGCAATGCCACAGTCTTTACAATCTATTtctggtttatttatttctgcagttCACGTTCTTTGGTGGAACGAGAGTGCGGATAGCCGAGCAGCTGGGAGACACCAGTCTCATGAGGATCCCAGAGTTGTGGCAGCTGGTAAGCTATTTCACTAGGTACGAGTTATTCTTAGAACAAATTTCATTTAGTCAACAACTTTATATACCttcttatgaatttttttttcagttcggGAAAGTGTCAATTACCTAGTGTCTCAGCAAAATATGCTTCTGATTCCTACGTCATATTCACCATTGAAATAGTTTTCCATGGAAATACAAAGCATTGCATGAACTGCCATAAGATGTGTCTGTTAATGGTGCTTAAATTCTTCCAAGAGATTCTCACTTTGATTTGAAGGAGGTGGTAAGCTAATTTGCTATATcccttgcattttttaaaagctactcTGTATCCACTGTCACCACCACTTCAGGAAACAGTCTGTTCATTTTCCCCTTGGTATTTCAGTATCTGTCACACATTAAACATAGTTGCCATTACTACAGTATCTTGATTTTTCGTTTGTTTCAGAATATCTCTTGTTCTCTATTTTGACAACCCTCTGCTTTTATACCATTTTCTGACATACAAATGATTGTTACATTTCCATACCTGTGATAGTATAGTTAAATTATATGCATAAATTATCAACCTTTTCATCATGTCTTTTTCTGAGATTATAAAAGTTTTTGTTCAGTAAGGTTTTCTATATAATACCAATTGGGAtccataaaaaaatacattaaatatttctttactaCAGAAAAGTACAGTATCATCTGTGTCATCTATGTTAATAATGGTTTTTACAACAATAATTACTTGGAAAATAATGTTATTAGATCCTGGTATTAAAGCACATTGATAACTCGTTGGTTTATGTGCTTGCAGTGTCTTCATTTACAgttaattttactaatttttacttcattttggaTCACTTTAATAAAGATACTTGGTCATctaattggttttattttaattgaagtatagttgattttcagtgTTGTGTTAGGTCATCTGTTTGTTTTAATGAGATTTATAATTATGGAAATGTCTGCCCTAATAAAAGCCTATATATACAATCTGATTCTTTctattgtgttttatatttttaatcctcaTCTCTGGAGCTACTGTTGTGTTGCCATAAGGTAATGAGACAGTAATAATGTACTGTCTTTATTGTAAATATTGTCACCTCAAGTAAAGAGCCTGCTAGTAACCTTACAAGGATTTCTTCAGTACCATCACAGACATACTAGGATTTTCTTACTaacaaatttagtttttatttcagttgagtGCCTCAGCCTTCTTAAACTAGATTTGGCACTTCTAAGCTCTCCTGGTAGCTTGTACTTACAGCtatgttattttatgtttctaacATACTGCAAAAACAATAAATTACGAATCAGCTATCTAtgggaaaactgaaaaacaggAAGCACGGTCACCTCTCACTTACCTGGTCGTCAGGAATCTGAAGGACAGATGAGTTCCTAGTAAGGCAAAGAACACCCTGACTCTGAAGGCTAAAATCTATCAGACATGTTAGAGGCATTTGCTTTAAGTTTTGACTAAGAGTCTTCCACCTCAGTTTTTTGAAAAGCTGTCACTTAGGGAAtgaggtggtggtggtatgaattgcaGTCTGTGTGGACGGATTTCCTCTGGCGTGAGATCAGCCGTGTGCTTAAGGCCATGTTTGGTCACATGAAAGTGTACAACTGggtctgccttttcctctttcattcatcTTTGGACTAGCTAGAACATTTCCTGGTGATGGCCAGGGGCCCTTTCATCCATCCAATCCAGAGCCCTATTGGAGGTTTATAAAG from Phocoena phocoena chromosome 6, mPhoPho1.1, whole genome shotgun sequence encodes the following:
- the LOC136124732 gene encoding protein NipSnap homolog 3A-like isoform X1, producing the protein MLALGKSLTKALAARTLAPQVCSSFATGPRQYDGTFYEFRTYCVKPSKMNEFLENVKKNIHLQTAHSELVGFWTVELGGRIDKVFHIWKYDNFAHQTEVRKALANDKEWREQLLIPIMGLTDKQESEITYLVPWCKLEKPPKEGVYELVTFQMKPGGPALWGDAFKRAVNAHVDLGYSKLIGVFHTEYGALNRVHVLWWNESADSRAAGRHQSHEDPRVVAAVRESVNYLVSQQNMLLIPTSYSPLK
- the LOC136124732 gene encoding protein NipSnap homolog 3A-like isoform X2 — translated: MLALGKSLTKALAARTLAPQVCSSFATGPRQYDGTFYEFRTYCVKPSKMNEFLENVKKNIHLQTAHSELVGFWTVELGGRIDKVFHIWKYDNFAHQTEVRKALANDKEWREQLLIPIMGLTDKQESEITYLVPWCKLEKPPKEVHVLWWNESADSRAAGRHQSHEDPRVVAAVRESVNYLVSQQNMLLIPTSYSPLK